The Clostridium septicum genome contains a region encoding:
- a CDS encoding biotin transporter BioY, which produces MNLKTRDLVLVAMFAALTAIGAFITIPLPIVPFTLQYFFCALGAILLGAKRGMLAQVLYVGIGLIGVPVFTRGGGPQYIFQPTFGYLIGFIVAAYIIGYISQEMKDLNIKRIFMACLVGLGAIYLFGCIHMYVIFNFYLGQVMSLWKAISVGIIACLASDLLLTLIISIVGARVVPLLRKLGYAS; this is translated from the coding sequence ATGAATTTAAAAACAAGAGATTTAGTTTTAGTTGCAATGTTTGCAGCTTTAACTGCAATTGGGGCTTTTATTACTATACCATTGCCAATAGTACCATTTACTTTACAATACTTTTTTTGTGCATTAGGAGCTATATTATTAGGAGCTAAAAGAGGTATGTTAGCACAAGTTTTATATGTTGGAATAGGTCTTATAGGAGTGCCTGTATTTACTAGAGGTGGTGGACCTCAATATATATTTCAACCTACTTTTGGATATTTAATTGGGTTTATAGTAGCAGCTTATATAATAGGCTACATTTCCCAGGAAATGAAAGACTTGAATATAAAGAGAATATTTATGGCTTGTTTAGTTGGACTTGGAGCTATATATTTATTTGGATGTATTCATATGTATGTTATTTTTAATTTCTATTTAGGGCAAGTAATGAGTTTATGGAAAGCTATTAGTGTTGGAATAATAGCATGCCTAGCAAGTGATCTATTATTAACTCTAATTATTTCAATAGTAGGTGCTAGAGTTGTACCTTTATTAAGAAAACTTGGGTATGCTAGTTAG
- the bioB gene encoding biotin synthase BioB: MGYCSELMEKILNGYEITKGEAIKLYNEPKEVLYKSADIIREIWAGSKVDLCSIINGKSGRCSEDCSYCAQSIHFKTGVTEYKLLSYEEIKAQAKENEIEGVDRFSIVTSGKGLVGEDFKLVVGYYKRLNDECNISLCASHGILDKESLMKLTEVGVKRYHHNLETSRSYYRKICTTHSYDERINTIKEAKKVGLEICSGGIIGLGESREDRIDMAIELRCLGVLSIPINALMAIKGTPLEKQESLSEEEILRTIAVFRFINPKANIRLAAGRSLLNNDGDRAFKAGENGTITGNLLTTCGNKICDDRRMIKSLGLKVK; this comes from the coding sequence ATGGGATATTGTAGTGAGTTAATGGAAAAAATTTTGAATGGGTATGAAATAACCAAAGGAGAAGCCATAAAATTATACAATGAACCAAAAGAAGTTTTATATAAATCAGCAGATATAATAAGAGAAATTTGGGCAGGAAGTAAAGTAGATTTATGTTCAATAATAAATGGAAAAAGTGGAAGGTGCTCTGAGGATTGTTCATACTGTGCTCAATCAATTCACTTTAAAACAGGAGTAACAGAATATAAGCTATTATCCTATGAAGAAATAAAAGCTCAAGCTAAGGAAAATGAAATAGAGGGAGTAGATAGATTTTCTATAGTAACTTCGGGTAAAGGATTAGTTGGAGAAGATTTTAAATTAGTGGTAGGTTATTATAAAAGGTTAAATGATGAATGTAATATAAGTTTATGTGCATCTCATGGAATTTTAGACAAAGAGTCATTGATGAAACTTACTGAGGTTGGTGTTAAAAGATATCATCATAATTTAGAAACTTCAAGAAGCTATTATAGAAAGATATGTACAACTCATAGCTATGATGAAAGAATAAATACAATTAAAGAAGCTAAAAAAGTAGGGTTAGAGATTTGTTCAGGTGGAATAATAGGACTTGGAGAAAGTAGAGAAGATAGAATTGATATGGCCATAGAATTAAGATGCTTAGGGGTGCTATCTATTCCGATAAATGCACTTATGGCAATTAAGGGAACGCCTTTAGAAAAACAAGAATCTTTAAGTGAGGAAGAAATACTTAGAACTATAGCTGTGTTTAGATTTATAAATCCTAAAGCAAACATAAGGTTAGCAGCTGGTAGAAGCTTGCTAAATAACGATGGAGATAGAGCCTTTAAAGCAGGTGAAAATGGAACAATTACAGGAAACTTATTAACTACTTGTGGAAATAAAATCTGTGATGATAGAAGAATGATTAAATCTTTAGGATTGAAGGTGAAATAA